A segment of the Sphingomonas cannabina genome:
TCATGACCCAGGAGGTGCTGAAGCGCGGCGGCATGAACGCGGCGACCGCCACCTACGAGGCGCGCTGGTCGACGCCCGACCGCGCCTTCCCGCATGCCCGGATCGGCGGCGCAGTGCGCGGCGACGGGCCCAATTCGGTGCTCGACGAGCGCGAGGAGCTGGGCCGTGCCGGGATGCCTGCCGGCGGGCTGGCGCTCAGCGCCAACGATCTCGCGCAATGGCTCAGGATCCAGCTCGGCCATGGCGTCTTGCCCGGCGGCGGGCGGCTGTTCAGCGAGGCGCAGGCGGCCGAGATGTGGAAGGGCGTGACGATCCAGCCGATCGCGCCCTATCCCGGTGCGCTCGCGCCGCTCACGCCCAAGTTCAGCACCTATGCGCTGGGCTGGGAGGTCGAGGATTATCGCGGCGCGCGGATCATCTCGCACGGCGGCGGCGTGTTCGGGTCGATCACGCACGTCATCCTGCTGCCCGACCAGGACGTGGGAATCGCGGTGGTGGTCAATTCCGAGGACATCGCCCTGCTGCGTGGCGTCGCGCACATGCTGGTCGACCATTATCTCGGCGTGTCCGACCAGGACTGGCCATCGCGTTTCGCGGCGTTCATGGAACAGCGCGTCGCCGGCGGGAAGGCCGCGCCGGCCAAGGTCGGCCCCTCGCTGCCGCTCGAGCGCTATGCGGGGACCTATCGCGATCCCTGGTACGGCGACGTGGCCGTCACCAGCGGTGCGGATGGCCTCCGCATCGACTTCAGGACCACGCCACGCATGGCCGGCAGGCTGGTGCACTGGCAGTACGATACCTTCGTCACCCGGTTCGACGACAAGGCGATCGAGCCGGCCTATGTCACCTTCGCGCTCGACGCGGAGGGCAAGGTCGCGCGGGTGTCGATGAAGGCGGAGAGCCCGATCGCCGACTTCAGCTACGACTATCAGGATCTCGACCTGCGTCCGGTGGCGGGGGCGGCCAAGTGAGGCGCGCCACCCTCGCGGCGCTGCTGCTGCTCGGCGCCTGCGCCACCACCCCGCGGCCGGGCACGGACCCGCTGGCGCTCCACAAGAGCTTCCTCGTGCTCGACACGCATCTCGACACGCCGATGCATTTCGCGCGGCCGGGCTGGAGCTTCGGCGAGCGCCACGATCCCGCGACCGATCTCGTGCAGGTCGATCTCAAGCGGATGGAGGACGGCGCGCTCGATGGCGGCTTCTTCGCCATCTATACCGACCAGGGGCCGCTCACCTCCGAAGGCTATGCCGCCGCGCTCGCCTTCGCGCGCGGACGGTCGGACCTGATCGACCGGACCATCGCCAGCTTCCCGGACCGCGTCGGCCCCGCGCTGACGGCCGCCGACGCGAGGCGGCTGAATCGCGAAGGCCGCAAGATCGCCTTCAAGAGCATGGAGAACAGCTACCCGCTCGGCGAGGACCTCTCGCTGCTCGCCGAGTTCCGTCGCCGCGGCGTGCGGCTCGCCGGGCCGGTGCACGGCAAGAACAACCAGTTCGCCGATTCCGCCACCGACACCCCGCGATGGGGCGGCCTCAGCCCGCTCGGGCGGCGCTGGGTCGCGGAGATGAACCGGCTCGGCATGGTGATCGATGCGAGCCATGCCTCCGATGCCGCGTTCGACCAGATGCTCGAGCTGTCGAAGCGGCCGATCCTGCTGTCGCATTCCAGCGGCCGCTGGGCGTTCGACCATCCCCGCAATCTCGACGACGGCCGCATCCGCAAGCTGGCGGCCAAGGGCGGCGCGATCTGCGTCAGCACGATCTTCCTTTCCGACCTGAACCTCTCCGGCGAGCGTGGCGCGCTGTTCGCGCGCTACGAGCAGATCGCCACGCTCAGGCCGGAGGAGCAGGTCGCGCTCGCCCGCCGCTGGCGCGAGCTCGACCGGACGGCGCCGCTTTGGAACGCCGATTTCGAGCGCTACATGGCGATGGTGCTGCATGTCATCGCGGTTGCCGGCGTCGACCATGTCTGCTTCGGCGCGGACTGGGACGGCGGCGGCGGCCTGCCGGGGATCGAGGACATCTCGGCCCTGCCGCGCGTCACGGAGCGGTTGAAGCGCGCCGGCTATTCGGACGCAGATCTCGCGAAGATGTGGGGCGGGAACGTCCTGCGCATCCTCGAGCAACAGGGCGCCGACCTTAGCCGGCGGTGACGCTCCGGATCGTCGCCTTGCCCTGAGCCAGATCGCGACACACCGCGGCCGTCCGCTCGTCGATGGGGAAGCAGTATTCTGAGATTACATCGCTGAGAGCGATGCTAGAGCGTTCCGCGGGGCGTGCCCCGTTAGGGGCTCTCTCACTTCGCAAGCGCCCAACTCGCTTAGAGGCCGAGCTAGGCGAGATTGAAGAGCGCCCTCAGCACGTAGCTAACGTTGCTCTTGTGTTCGATGGGGAGCCGGTAAGAGGTTCCTTGGCGATCGAAGCAGATTTCGCCGGAAAGGCATTGCAAGACTATAAAGAACTGATCGCCAAACATTTGGCCGCCGATAGCGGTCAAATGGCGGATCGTGGTCGGCTACCAGATCAAATTCACAAGCAAGCTCGCATGAATGTGACGGCGCTTGTGCACGGCTCTTTTGGTTCCGTTCTAGTGGTTTAGCCGCTCAGAGATCGGGGGCCAACCGCAACCCGATCAGCGCCACGACCGGGAATGCATCCGGTTTACCCCCCAGCCCCTCGGAAGTCGTGCTCCGCGCTGTTGAGGCCACGCCGGGGGCATGGCCGATCCGGAACTCTCTCCAATGCGAGAGGGGTTTTCCTACTTCACCCGCTCGGCCAGCGGATAGCTGATGATCAGCACCAGCGGTTCGCTGCCCTGCTGGCGGATGCCCATCGTCTCGCCGGTGAAGAAATAGACCGCCTGCCCCGGCCCGACCTGTGCCTTGCGGTCGCCGGAGAAGGCTTCGCCGCGGCCGGAGACGACATAATAGACTTCGTCGTGGCTGAGCTTGTGCGCGCCGATCGCCGCGCCCGGATGCAGCGCGCGCTTGCGGAACTCCATGTTCCGGTCCGGCACCGCATCGCTGATCCGCCAGGCGGTGCTCATGCCGATCTTCCCGTGCGGCGTCGGCTCGTCGCGCTTGACCGAGGTTTCGTCGACGACGGTCATCTGACCCTCCTGCGCGGCCGCCGTGGCGGGAAGGAGGCTCATCAGGAGAAGCAGGCTACCCCGCATGGCCGAGCTCCGCGATCAGCGTTTCCATGTTCTCGATATAAGCGCCCGTCGAGATGCCGATCGCCGGGTGCGGATCGATGTACGGCGAGGTGTCGGTGTCGTCGCCGACGCGGGTCGCGCCATAGTCGCCCGGCACCGGCGTCGGCGAGCCGTCACGGGTATAGCGATGGCTGGTGGTCTTGAGCTCGGTCGGCCACCAGCCCTCGGCATTGAGCGAGGCGACCAGCGCCTCCGCCGAGGGGCGCTTGCCGCCGAGGTTGCGATCCGAATTCTTGCCGAGGTCGACGAGGAAATAGCGCGGCAGCGGCGCCCTGGTTCCGGCGCGGAGCGGTGAGTCCCTGGCGATCACGTCGCCGGGGATCGCTTTCAGCCGCTCATATTCGGCGCGCAGCTTCGGCACGTCGATGCTGCGGAAGGAGCTGTAGTGCTCGAGCGTGTGCTCGGGATTGCCGTCGACATAATATTCGCCGTTGACCACGTCGGAACCGCGGCGATGGACGAACAGCGGCTTGTTCGAGCCGATCTCGACGAAGGTCGGATAGGCCCTGCCGTTCTTGACGAGATTGTCGGGCAGCCGCACGGAATCGAGCCATGCCAGCGCCTCGGGCACACGTGCGAGGAATTTCGGATCGCCCGTCAGGCGATAGAATTCGAACAGCTGCTCGATATTGGCCGCGGTGGTGTGGGTGACGAGCGCGGTCGGTTCGTAGGTGCGCGCGCCGGTCGGCTTCATGTCGAGCGTATACTGCAGCCCCCAGCCGGCCTGCGGCGCCGGCTGCTGCGCGGCGACGAACACGTCCATCGCGCGCCGGATCGCGTCTGGGATGCGCGGGTCGCCCAGCGTCTGCTGGTACATCAGCAGGAACTTGATGTTCTCCGCCGCGACGTCGTCGTTGAAGGTGATGAAGCCGGTATAGTCGGGCTTGCCGTGATCGATGTACGGGCTCTTGGTCGCCGGATAGCGTTGCGGCCAACCGCCGTTCGGATACTGGCTCTCGAGGACGAAGCCCAGTGCCTTGTCGAGCGCCGGCTTGAGGTGCGGGTCGCGCTTCTCGAGGTAGAGCCTGAGCAGGAACTGCATCGACTCCGACGTTCCGGCGTCGTCGAAGGTGGCGTTGCCCCAGTCGTGCTGGAATTCCTCCAGCCGCCAGGCGTTCCTGCCGATCGTCGCGTACCAGCGCCTGGTCGAGTCCGGACCGCCATAGTCGATGAAATAATGCCAGCCGCCGCTCGGCAGCTGCCCTTCGATCAGCGCGTCCGCCGCCTTCACCGCCGCCTGATAATAATAATCGTCGCCGGTCGCGTGATAAACGTCGAGGAACAAATGCCCCATCGTCGCGGTGCCGGGCGGCTGCACCCACACCATCGTCGGATAGGCCTCCATCTCCCCCCAGCGGCGCGAGAAGTCGGGCAGATAGGCCCAGACATAGCCGCCGTGGACCGATGCCTTGTCGACCATGAAGCGCGTCGCCCGCTTCATCGTGTCGAGCAGCTGCGCGCGGGGCGGAGCGGCGGAGCAGGCGACGGCGGGCACGGCTGCCATTATCGACCAGACGGTGCCGAGGCCGAGGATCAAAGCTGTGGCACGCCGCATGCGATACTCCGAGACGGGAAAGGCCGGCGCAACCCTAGGGGATCGCGCCGGCAGGTGAGGAGACGTCAGTAGTTGAAGCGCACGCCGACCAGGAACTCGCGGCCGGTGTGGTGATAGACCGACAGCAGGTTGCGCGAGTCGACATACTGGTCCTGATACTGGTCGGTGAGGTTGACCCCCTCGAACGTCAGCTTGATCTGCTTGGTGACGTTGATCTGCACCGAGGCGTCGAGGTTGAACGTCTTGTTGGTGCCCTGGCTGTCGACGCCCTGGGTGCCGACCGCGTCGCTCATGTAGCCGCTGCGGTAGGCGCCGGAGACGCGGGCGCTGATCAGCTTGTCCTCGTAATAAAGGGTGGCGTTGGCCGAGTGGCGCGACAGGCCGGTCAGGTCGTCGATCTTCATCACCTGGCCCTGGGCGTTCAGATATTTGATGTTCGAGCTGACGTGCGTGTAGTTCAGCAGCACCCCGAAGTTGCCGAGGAAGCCCGGCAGGAAACGGAACGGCTGCTGGAAATTGATCTCATAGCCGCGCAGACGCCCGCCCGGCGTGTTGCGCGGCACGGAGAAGACCCAGTTGGTGAAGGCGGGATTGCAGGTCGCCGGATAGAGATTGCCGCATGCCGCGATCGCCAGGCTGTCGGGTAGGCCGAACGGGTTCTCGGAGAAGGCGCCCGACGACTGCACCGTCTGCACGAAGCTGTCGATGTCCTTCTGGAACAGCGCGACCGACAGCAGCGCCCCCGGCTGGTAATACCATTCGGCGGAGACGTCGTAGGTGGTGGCGCGGAACGGGTCGAGGTTGGGGTTGCCCGCCGACACCGTCCTGTTGGCGCCCGAGACGCCCACCGATGCCGAGGGCGGCAGGCTGCCCAGGTCCGGCCGCGCCATCACCCGCGCCGCGGCGAAGCGGAGCAGGAAGTCGCGGCTCGGCTCGATCACCAGGTTCATCGAGGGCAGCCAGTCCTCATAGGTGCGCGACGAGGTGATCGGCGTCGCCTGGCCGCCGAGGAACGAATAGCCCTGCGCGCGCTGGAAGGTCTGGACATAGCGCACGCCGCCGTTGCCGCGCAGATTGAAGATGCCGAAGTCGTGGTTGAAGTTGAACTGGACGAAGCCGCCCTTGTCATGCTCCTCGACGCGGGTGTTGCCGGCGAGGCCCGGCTCGATGCCGAGGCGGAAGGCGCCGCCCCGAGCAGTCGGATCCTCCAGCCCGAAATAATCGCGCGCGGCGAAATAGTCGGGGGCGAAGAAGCTCTGGCCCTCGATCGACACGACGTGGCCGAACTTGTCGAGCGTGTCGCCGGGCAGCGTGCAGCAGGCGAGGTTGGTGTCCTGCGCCGCCGTCGTGCCGTTGCTGCGGCGAAGGTCGATGCTGCGGAACTTGTACTCCTTGTAGGAGGCGCCCGCGTCGATCGAGAATTCGTCCGAGACCTTCCAGTTGAGGTTGAGCTGGGCGTTGTCGAACCGGTTCTTGACCCCCGCCGCGCGCAGGCGGAGCTGGCTCAGCACCCAGGCCTGCGGATTGTCGAGGTCGGCGGTGCCGAAGTCGAACACCGGATGCTTCCGGTCGGTATAGTCGTAGCTATAGCCGTCGACGTTGAACTGGTCGAAGGTGACGGTGTTCTGGACCGGATTGTCGTGGTCCGACTGCGAATGGCCGGCGAGGAGGTTGATCGACAGATTCTCGCCGAGCTGCTGATCGATCTTGACCGTGAGCTGCTTGAACTTGGTGTCGAGCCGGTCGAACCGGTTCTCGACGCGCAGGTCGACGTCGTTGAAGGTGCCGGCGATCAGCGCGCCGTTCTCGACCGTGGCGGCGGTGACGTCGACATCGGCGACGCCGCAATTGGTCGGCCGCGACGTTGCGGTGCAGGCGCCGGCGACGGAGAAGCCGTTGGCCTCGAGATAGCGCTCCTCGCGCGTGCCCTTGAACTGGGCATAGAGGCCGTCGACGGTGATCGTGGTGCTGTCGGTCGGCTTCCACTGCACCGATGCGGTGGCGCCGATGCGCTCCTGATCGGTGATGTAATAGTCGTAGCGCGGGAAGCGCGGGTGGAAGAGGTTGTTAGCCTCGATGCACTGCGGCGTGGTCGAGGGGCCGCTCGCGGTCGGATAGGCGCAGGTGGTGCCGAGATAGCTCTGGAAGCCCGGCGCGACGCCCGCGGTGTTGGTCGTCCAGCGCACCGTCGAATAGCCGCTCTCGACGATCTGGCGCTTGGTATAGGCGACCGAGGCGAGCACGCCGAAGGTCTCGTCGGCATTGCGCCACGAGATCATGCCCGCGGCGCGCGGCGATACCTTCTCCGACAGGTCGTTGTATCCGGCCTGCGCGCCGCCGGCGATCGTCAGGCCCGCCTTGTAGTCGAACGGATGCGCGGTCTGCAGGTCGACGGTCGCGCCGAGCGAGCCCTCCTCGGTCACCGCATCGGCGGTCTTGCGGACGGTGATGCCGTTGAACAGGTCGGCGGCGAACACGTTGAAGTCGAACGCGCGGCCGCGATTGGTGCCGCCCGAGGCGTCCGAGCTGCCGGCGGTGGCCATCGCCTCCATGCCGTTGATGCGCACGCGCGTGAACTGCGCGCCGAGGCCACGGACAGAGATCTGCCGGCCCTCGCCGCCGTCACGTGCCAGCGCGACGCCCGGGATGCGCTGGATGGACTCGGACAGGTTGAGGTCCGGGAACTTGCCGATGTCTTCGGCGAGGATCGAGTCGATCGCCGCCGCCGACTGGCGCTTCTCGTCGAGCGCGCGGGCGAGGCTGCCGCGGAAACCGGTGACAATGATGTCCTGGTTGGAGTCGGCGCCCTGATCCGGTGACGCCTGATCCTGCGGCACGGCGGTTGCTGCCGAAGTGTCGTTCGGTCCTGCCGCCTGGGCATGGGCTGCCGCCGAGAATGTCACCGCAAGCGCCAATGCCGCCACCGACGTGCCGCCGCGCATCCAATGCTTGAACTCAATCCCTTTGCTCATATCTCTCTCCCAGAATTTTCGTTTGTTTTGTGTTATTTGGTTATTGCGTGTCTCAGTCCGTGCCGAGCATGGACCTCCGTACCCGACCATGCGCCAGCACCGCCTGATGGAAGCGCCTGAGCGCTGTGCCGCCGCGTCCGGCACCGGTCTCGGCTAGGGCGAGCCACGCCGATGCCTCGCCCGCCCGCACGGCCGGCTCCAGGCAGACGCGATCGGCGTCCTGGTCGAACGTGGCGAAGAAAGCGGGTTCGCCTTGCATCATCCCCAGCTTCTGACGAGCTTCCGATGCTGACCATCGCTCACTATGGACACCGGTGTCAATGACCGCTCGCGCAATTCGGAACAACAGCCAGTGAATGTGTCCCAAAAGCATCAGATCATTGCCGGCATGGGCGCCATCCGCGGCCATGAGCTGCTCGGCATAGACCGCCCAGCCCTCGGCGAAGGCGGAGGCATAGCGCAGCCGCAGCGGATGCGGCGCGGCGCGCGCCTCCATCGGGAGTTGGATCATGTGGCCGGGGATCAGCTCGTGATGGACGACGCTGCCGAGGCTCCAGGCGGGGCGGCGGCGGATGTCGCTGAGGTCGACGAAATAGCCGCCGGGCTTGCCGTCCGGCGTCGGCAGCTCGCGATAGCCGCTGCGGGCGGCGGCCTCGTCGGCCGGCGACATGCGGCGGACGGCGACGTTCAGGCATTCCGGCGGCACCGGGCCGATCAGCGCCGGTACCCGCGCCTTGGCGGAAGCAAGGAGGCGGTTCATGTCGGCGACCGCGCGGGTGCGCCCGGCATCGTCGTTGCCGTAGAGATGCGCGGGATCGCGGAAGGCGGCGACGATGCGCTCGCCGACCGTGCCCTCGCGGCGGCCGAGGCGCCGGAGCACCGCGTCGGCGGCGCGGATCAGCTCCTCCGCCTTGGCGAGGAACAGCCGATGCGCCGCCGTGCCGCCGCCCCTGAAGCCGAACTGCCGGTCGAGCAACAGGTCGTAGTATTCGGCCCCGTTCGGCAGCCGCCACATGCCCGGCGCATCGCCTGCCCGAGGTGCCAGCGATGCGAGGAGCGCTGCCTGCTCGCGCAGTGCGGTCGCGGTGCCGCCCTGGGCCTGCGCGGCTGCATTGGTCACGGCAGCGGCGGTGCGGTCGAGCAGCGTGCGCGGGAGGATGATTCCTGCCGCCGCTTCGGAGCTTATGGCGCGGGTGTCGGCGGCGATGCGGTCGGCGGCATCGGTGCGGCCGGGATCGCGCCAGGCGCCGCTCGTGGGGGTGAGGGTGTAGGGCGAGCGGCCGGGTTGCCCGAACGGCATGATCTCGGCGATGCGCGCATCGATCGCGAGGCCCTCGCGGATGCACGTCAGGTCGAGCGCCGCCGAAGGCGACAGCCGGTCCCCCCGGAACGTCTCCAATCGCGCCAGCCGCGCGGAAGGCGAGGGGAGGGCGTCGAGCCCGTCGAGCAGGGCCCGC
Coding sequences within it:
- a CDS encoding serine hydrolase codes for the protein MNRFLRSLPALLLVLAAPARADVPPGFDAWVEALRQKTGAPGIAVAVVEKGRTTLARGWGVRRLGDPAKVDADTIFQTGSTGKAFTAAALAILVDRGAIKWDDRVIDHMPWFRMYDPWVTREMTIRDLLVHHSGLGLGAGDLLFVPRGSLSRKETVRRLAFIKPATSFRSGYAYDNILYTVAGQLIEEVTGKTWEEFMTQEVLKRGGMNAATATYEARWSTPDRAFPHARIGGAVRGDGPNSVLDEREELGRAGMPAGGLALSANDLAQWLRIQLGHGVLPGGGRLFSEAQAAEMWKGVTIQPIAPYPGALAPLTPKFSTYALGWEVEDYRGARIISHGGGVFGSITHVILLPDQDVGIAVVVNSEDIALLRGVAHMLVDHYLGVSDQDWPSRFAAFMEQRVAGGKAAPAKVGPSLPLERYAGTYRDPWYGDVAVTSGADGLRIDFRTTPRMAGRLVHWQYDTFVTRFDDKAIEPAYVTFALDAEGKVARVSMKAESPIADFSYDYQDLDLRPVAGAAK
- a CDS encoding dipeptidase, coding for MRRATLAALLLLGACATTPRPGTDPLALHKSFLVLDTHLDTPMHFARPGWSFGERHDPATDLVQVDLKRMEDGALDGGFFAIYTDQGPLTSEGYAAALAFARGRSDLIDRTIASFPDRVGPALTAADARRLNREGRKIAFKSMENSYPLGEDLSLLAEFRRRGVRLAGPVHGKNNQFADSATDTPRWGGLSPLGRRWVAEMNRLGMVIDASHASDAAFDQMLELSKRPILLSHSSGRWAFDHPRNLDDGRIRKLAAKGGAICVSTIFLSDLNLSGERGALFARYEQIATLRPEEQVALARRWRELDRTAPLWNADFERYMAMVLHVIAVAGVDHVCFGADWDGGGGLPGIEDISALPRVTERLKRAGYSDADLAKMWGGNVLRILEQQGADLSRR
- a CDS encoding cupin domain-containing protein → MTVVDETSVKRDEPTPHGKIGMSTAWRISDAVPDRNMEFRKRALHPGAAIGAHKLSHDEVYYVVSGRGEAFSGDRKAQVGPGQAVYFFTGETMGIRQQGSEPLVLIISYPLAERVK
- a CDS encoding pectate lyase, whose amino-acid sequence is MRRATALILGLGTVWSIMAAVPAVACSAAPPRAQLLDTMKRATRFMVDKASVHGGYVWAYLPDFSRRWGEMEAYPTMVWVQPPGTATMGHLFLDVYHATGDDYYYQAAVKAADALIEGQLPSGGWHYFIDYGGPDSTRRWYATIGRNAWRLEEFQHDWGNATFDDAGTSESMQFLLRLYLEKRDPHLKPALDKALGFVLESQYPNGGWPQRYPATKSPYIDHGKPDYTGFITFNDDVAAENIKFLLMYQQTLGDPRIPDAIRRAMDVFVAAQQPAPQAGWGLQYTLDMKPTGARTYEPTALVTHTTAANIEQLFEFYRLTGDPKFLARVPEALAWLDSVRLPDNLVKNGRAYPTFVEIGSNKPLFVHRRGSDVVNGEYYVDGNPEHTLEHYSSFRSIDVPKLRAEYERLKAIPGDVIARDSPLRAGTRAPLPRYFLVDLGKNSDRNLGGKRPSAEALVASLNAEGWWPTELKTTSHRYTRDGSPTPVPGDYGATRVGDDTDTSPYIDPHPAIGISTGAYIENMETLIAELGHAG
- a CDS encoding TonB-dependent receptor translates to MSKGIEFKHWMRGGTSVAALALAVTFSAAAHAQAAGPNDTSAATAVPQDQASPDQGADSNQDIIVTGFRGSLARALDEKRQSAAAIDSILAEDIGKFPDLNLSESIQRIPGVALARDGGEGRQISVRGLGAQFTRVRINGMEAMATAGSSDASGGTNRGRAFDFNVFAADLFNGITVRKTADAVTEEGSLGATVDLQTAHPFDYKAGLTIAGGAQAGYNDLSEKVSPRAAGMISWRNADETFGVLASVAYTKRQIVESGYSTVRWTTNTAGVAPGFQSYLGTTCAYPTASGPSTTPQCIEANNLFHPRFPRYDYYITDQERIGATASVQWKPTDSTTITVDGLYAQFKGTREERYLEANGFSVAGACTATSRPTNCGVADVDVTAATVENGALIAGTFNDVDLRVENRFDRLDTKFKQLTVKIDQQLGENLSINLLAGHSQSDHDNPVQNTVTFDQFNVDGYSYDYTDRKHPVFDFGTADLDNPQAWVLSQLRLRAAGVKNRFDNAQLNLNWKVSDEFSIDAGASYKEYKFRSIDLRRSNGTTAAQDTNLACCTLPGDTLDKFGHVVSIEGQSFFAPDYFAARDYFGLEDPTARGGAFRLGIEPGLAGNTRVEEHDKGGFVQFNFNHDFGIFNLRGNGGVRYVQTFQRAQGYSFLGGQATPITSSRTYEDWLPSMNLVIEPSRDFLLRFAAARVMARPDLGSLPPSASVGVSGANRTVSAGNPNLDPFRATTYDVSAEWYYQPGALLSVALFQKDIDSFVQTVQSSGAFSENPFGLPDSLAIAACGNLYPATCNPAFTNWVFSVPRNTPGGRLRGYEINFQQPFRFLPGFLGNFGVLLNYTHVSSNIKYLNAQGQVMKIDDLTGLSRHSANATLYYEDKLISARVSGAYRSGYMSDAVGTQGVDSQGTNKTFNLDASVQINVTKQIKLTFEGVNLTDQYQDQYVDSRNLLSVYHHTGREFLVGVRFNY
- a CDS encoding DUF885 family protein encodes the protein MSGAGVPVTRRALLAGAGAALATAAVPGGAAESDDQRLRALLDGLDALPSPSARLARLETFRGDRLSPSAALDLTCIREGLAIDARIAEIMPFGQPGRSPYTLTPTSGAWRDPGRTDAADRIAADTRAISSEAAAGIILPRTLLDRTAAAVTNAAAQAQGGTATALREQAALLASLAPRAGDAPGMWRLPNGAEYYDLLLDRQFGFRGGGTAAHRLFLAKAEELIRAADAVLRRLGRREGTVGERIVAAFRDPAHLYGNDDAGRTRAVADMNRLLASAKARVPALIGPVPPECLNVAVRRMSPADEAAARSGYRELPTPDGKPGGYFVDLSDIRRRPAWSLGSVVHHELIPGHMIQLPMEARAAPHPLRLRYASAFAEGWAVYAEQLMAADGAHAGNDLMLLGHIHWLLFRIARAVIDTGVHSERWSASEARQKLGMMQGEPAFFATFDQDADRVCLEPAVRAGEASAWLALAETGAGRGGTALRRFHQAVLAHGRVRRSMLGTD